Proteins encoded within one genomic window of Bacteroides sedimenti:
- a CDS encoding alpha amylase family protein: MKTFSSIIKFSALILLAGFILFLNTSCGGDKTPDYVFPDPPSSNTNSNKPRFIWIDAAANFNDFANSKENIARDLALAKDAGFTDIVVDIRPTTGDILYKSTVSGVQQVDWLSAWVNGNYSKVYRTATWDYLQAFIDKGHELGLKVHAGFNTMAGGNGSGLGNQGILYRDASKKSWATSENLSRGITNTMDNGSGTKFFNPANDEVQTYLCDLLKDLAKYDLDGIFLDRGRFDGIQSDFSDITRQKFQAYLGGAVISNYPGDILPAGATMTNVMSMTTYPTYFTKWLEFRAKVMYDFMSKARNAVKSVNSKIKFGVYVGGWYSTYYEVGVNWASPNYNTSSYYKWATANYKNFGYAALMDQMLIGAYASPLRVNGSAEWTMEGFCKLAKDKTKGSCPMVAGGPDVGNWDANNAATQEEENQAIVNSVKACMDVCDGYFLFDMIHLKLANQWKYAKEGINLATK; the protein is encoded by the coding sequence ATGAAAACATTCAGCTCTATTATCAAATTTTCTGCTTTAATATTATTAGCAGGATTCATATTATTTCTAAACACATCTTGTGGGGGAGATAAGACACCGGATTATGTGTTTCCCGATCCACCATCTTCAAATACTAATAGTAATAAACCTCGGTTTATCTGGATCGATGCGGCAGCAAATTTCAATGATTTTGCCAATAGTAAGGAGAACATAGCAAGAGATCTGGCTCTGGCAAAAGATGCCGGTTTCACGGATATTGTTGTTGATATCCGTCCAACTACAGGAGATATCCTTTATAAATCGACTGTTAGCGGAGTACAACAAGTTGACTGGCTGAGTGCCTGGGTAAATGGAAATTATTCCAAGGTTTATCGTACTGCAACCTGGGACTATCTGCAGGCATTTATAGATAAAGGACACGAGTTAGGACTGAAAGTTCATGCCGGCTTTAATACCATGGCTGGTGGTAATGGAAGTGGTTTGGGAAATCAAGGAATTTTATACCGTGATGCAAGTAAGAAATCGTGGGCAACATCAGAGAACCTATCAAGAGGTATTACCAATACAATGGATAATGGCTCAGGAACTAAATTTTTCAACCCGGCTAATGATGAGGTACAGACATATCTCTGTGACTTGCTCAAAGATCTGGCAAAATATGATCTGGATGGCATATTCCTGGATAGAGGACGTTTTGATGGAATTCAATCTGACTTTTCAGATATTACCCGTCAAAAGTTTCAGGCATATCTGGGAGGTGCGGTTATTTCCAATTATCCGGGTGATATATTGCCTGCAGGAGCAACAATGACAAATGTTATGTCTATGACTACTTATCCTACTTATTTTACCAAATGGCTTGAGTTCAGAGCGAAGGTAATGTACGACTTCATGTCGAAAGCGCGTAATGCCGTCAAGTCTGTGAATTCAAAAATAAAGTTTGGCGTTTATGTTGGTGGATGGTATTCTACCTATTATGAAGTTGGAGTTAACTGGGCGAGTCCTAATTATAACACTTCTTCTTATTATAAATGGGCAACAGCTAATTATAAAAATTTTGGATATGCAGCTTTAATGGACCAGATGCTGATCGGAGCATATGCTTCTCCTCTCAGAGTAAACGGTTCTGCTGAATGGACGATGGAGGGATTCTGTAAATTAGCAAAAGATAAAACAAAAGGATCTTGTCCGATGGTGGCTGGAGGTCCTGATGTAGGAAACTGGGATGCTAATAATGCGGCTACTCAGGAAGAGGAAAACCAGGCTATTGTTAATTCTGTAAAGGCATGTATGGATGTATGTGATGGCTATTTCCTTTTTGATATGATTCACCTGAAGCTTGCCAATCAATGGAAATATGCTAAAGAAGGAATCAATCTTGCAACAAAATAA
- a CDS encoding phosphodiester glycosidase family protein, translated as MIMKKGAKFFIAYAFIGLVFSTSSCSKDNTNTPVWEWEDPKVDATSPDSAIIVQGWTLQTSYGDLPSYIRVYKSPATLQGKSAIAYIALADMNKNADFNVLGNSKGYKTPSDFYNEEKASIVMNGGYFWAGSSLSMLCRDGNVVSPNNQIEYRQSAKVLYYPTRGAFGLMNDGTYKVNWIYTNNGVTYSYPSPANNKSGASPLQMPSSSFPAGATVWKAKTAIGAGPVLIKDGKYINSYAEELFDSDSGIGPESNNPRTAIGITKQNQLIFFVCEGRNMTQGVVGFTLNEVAKILQSLGCTEALNLDGGGSSCMLVNGKGTIKPSDGKERSIVTAVSLK; from the coding sequence ATAATTATGAAAAAAGGAGCTAAATTTTTTATTGCATATGCTTTTATTGGATTGGTGTTTTCTACATCATCTTGTAGTAAAGACAATACCAATACACCTGTTTGGGAATGGGAAGACCCAAAAGTCGATGCAACAAGCCCCGATTCTGCAATAATTGTTCAAGGATGGACACTGCAAACAAGTTATGGAGATTTGCCTTCTTATATAAGAGTGTATAAATCTCCTGCTACACTGCAAGGTAAAAGTGCGATTGCTTATATTGCTCTAGCTGATATGAACAAAAATGCTGATTTTAACGTGTTAGGTAATTCTAAAGGCTATAAAACACCTTCTGATTTTTATAACGAAGAAAAAGCTTCAATTGTTATGAATGGAGGATATTTTTGGGCGGGTAGTTCGTTGAGTATGTTGTGTCGTGATGGAAATGTAGTCAGTCCTAACAATCAAATTGAATATCGTCAAAGTGCTAAAGTGCTTTACTATCCAACTCGCGGTGCTTTTGGTTTAATGAACGACGGCACCTATAAAGTAAACTGGATTTATACTAACAATGGTGTGACGTATTCTTATCCTTCACCGGCAAATAACAAGTCGGGTGCTTCTCCTTTGCAGATGCCTTCTTCCAGCTTTCCTGCAGGAGCAACTGTATGGAAGGCTAAAACAGCGATTGGTGCCGGTCCTGTTTTAATTAAAGATGGCAAATACATCAATTCTTATGCTGAAGAGTTGTTTGATAGTGATAGCGGCATTGGTCCGGAATCTAACAATCCTCGAACAGCTATTGGCATAACTAAACAAAACCAACTTATATTTTTTGTTTGCGAAGGACGCAACATGACTCAGGGTGTAGTTGGTTTCACACTTAATGAAGTAGCAAAAATACTTCAGAGTCTTGGATGTACAGAAGCTCTTAACCTTGATGGAGGAGGCTCTTCGTGTATGTTGGTAAATGGCAAGGGAACTATTAAACCCAGTGATGGTAAGGAACGATCTATCGTTACAGCCGTTTCTCTAAAGTGA
- a CDS encoding DUF5018 domain-containing protein — protein sequence MKNIIMSMIAIFSLLLGMNSCVDVENLTPSVSREGINSIKASFDNDDSSENSFTSEIDYENGIITIVFPYNYPRTSENVLTMDKLKHVRVVANLDDNVTISPAILYMDLTKDNYITVTDQSKKKKTYKVIAEIRKSAECVISSFEIPTAGLSGVIDEGAKTISLISLENIGSVLAKVSVSHGATMSPDPTKQAQNYDNEVKINVTAQNGTTSTVYTVKKAVPSKTEFGLRAGSGKVLWSKKLNSELGISVLNLTGGIAATKDYVVINTRNQNSIYLDRKTGAIAGTLNLGDNVGNLVNFYNTCDDNDNILLCNLSPNAGAFKIWKIKGVTGTPQPFIEWNGGLAMGRKISVKGSIDGDAIITAPIYAAGNQFARWQVKGGVLQSQTPNIITVSGLGGSWGTNCDIVYTDPTNVNSDYFAAFYASPYKFAWISGATNTLKTYLPSNNAGNWIPNATDYAVFNKCPYAVYNTINSFTWGSDDSIYLFDVSTTSSITSPVWNAPIGTYGGKDNGGQNANGTGDVALKVSDNGYYMYLYFMFTNGCVVCVQYDCINM from the coding sequence ATGAAAAATATAATAATGTCAATGATTGCTATCTTCTCATTGTTGCTTGGGATGAATAGCTGTGTCGATGTGGAGAACCTGACTCCTTCTGTTTCGCGTGAAGGTATTAACAGTATTAAAGCATCATTTGATAATGATGATAGCTCTGAGAATTCATTCACAAGCGAGATAGATTATGAAAATGGTATCATTACCATTGTGTTCCCATATAATTATCCAAGGACATCCGAGAATGTCTTGACTATGGATAAACTTAAACATGTAAGAGTGGTTGCAAATCTGGATGATAATGTAACTATTTCTCCCGCTATCCTTTATATGGATCTGACAAAGGATAATTACATTACAGTAACTGATCAAAGCAAGAAAAAGAAAACATACAAAGTAATTGCAGAGATTCGCAAGAGTGCAGAATGTGTAATTTCAAGCTTTGAAATTCCAACAGCAGGTTTAAGTGGTGTGATAGATGAGGGAGCCAAGACTATATCACTTATCTCGCTTGAAAATATCGGTTCTGTTTTGGCGAAAGTGTCTGTTTCTCACGGTGCTACTATGAGTCCGGATCCAACCAAGCAGGCTCAGAACTATGATAATGAAGTGAAGATTAATGTTACTGCTCAGAATGGTACAACATCAACTGTTTATACTGTTAAAAAAGCGGTTCCTTCTAAAACTGAATTTGGACTTCGTGCAGGAAGTGGTAAAGTTTTGTGGTCTAAGAAGTTAAATTCTGAGCTTGGAATCAGTGTATTGAATCTTACTGGTGGTATAGCGGCCACTAAAGATTATGTAGTAATTAATACAAGAAATCAGAACAGTATTTATCTGGATAGAAAAACCGGTGCTATTGCAGGTACGCTTAATTTAGGAGATAACGTTGGTAATCTTGTTAACTTCTATAATACTTGTGATGACAATGATAATATCTTGTTGTGTAATCTGTCTCCCAATGCAGGTGCGTTCAAGATTTGGAAGATCAAAGGTGTAACCGGAACTCCTCAGCCGTTTATCGAATGGAATGGTGGATTGGCAATGGGACGTAAAATATCTGTAAAGGGTAGTATTGATGGCGACGCCATTATTACAGCTCCAATCTATGCTGCCGGCAACCAGTTTGCACGTTGGCAGGTGAAAGGTGGCGTTCTTCAGTCACAAACACCCAATATCATTACCGTAAGCGGTCTTGGTGGTAGTTGGGGTACCAATTGTGATATTGTTTATACCGATCCTACTAATGTGAACAGTGATTATTTTGCTGCATTCTATGCATCTCCATATAAATTTGCATGGATTAGCGGAGCTACAAATACTCTTAAGACATATCTTCCGAGTAATAATGCCGGCAACTGGATTCCGAATGCTACAGACTATGCTGTATTCAACAAATGTCCGTATGCTGTGTATAATACTATTAACTCATTTACTTGGGGAAGTGATGATAGTATATATCTGTTTGATGTAAGTACAACTTCTAGTATCACAAGTCCAGTATGGAATGCTCCTATCGGAACTTATGGTGGTAAAGATAACGGAGGCCAAAATGCAAATGGTACCGGTGATGTTGCCTTGAAAGTTTCAGACAATGGATATTATATGTATTTGTACTTTATGTTTACTAACGGTTGCGTTGTTTGTGTACAGTATGACTGTATTAACATGTAG
- a CDS encoding RagB/SusD family nutrient uptake outer membrane protein has product MKKIFKITILAALVAGFSSCDDWLNLTPTDTLTSKVVWEDEASADLYVNGFYTYLSKYSQFGSLQFQGSLTESLTDAFKYGSYALGHKAGHPNNYVFNPTTVTSAGCFYDCWSDAYDEIRRMNQFLNSMKKFSKFDEAQNIKLEAQTRFFRAFVYFQLAKRHGGVILHTDLAEMKKDVACSTAEETWNLIESDLDYAIANLPEAWPSSADKGRLTKYAALAFKSRAMLYAERWQKAYDAADEVIKSGKFALVSDYAQACAGNNSEAILEFDYNKIGPYHLFDRDYCPLSDGYEFGGLGTPTQEMVECYEKADGTKMDWTPYHKADASRPPYESLEPRFKASIIYPGCTWKGHVMQNSVNGTYGMFMAYRAQPYTYGYTTTGYYLRKLMDESHTDLKGVNSTQPWIEIRYAEVLLNKAEAAYRLNKIGEAQSAMNQVRARVNLPEKNSTGDQWFKDYRNERKVELAYEGQLFWDMRRWKLAHIEYNNYRCHGFKITGDKYEYIDVDYQDRKFLQKTYILPIPDSELQNNSLIVQYPDWL; this is encoded by the coding sequence ATGAAAAAAATATTCAAAATAACAATCTTGGCTGCTTTAGTAGCTGGATTCAGCAGCTGTGATGACTGGTTGAATCTTACCCCGACAGACACTCTTACTAGTAAGGTGGTTTGGGAAGATGAAGCGAGTGCAGATCTATATGTGAACGGATTCTATACTTATTTGAGTAAATATAGCCAGTTTGGTTCACTTCAGTTTCAGGGAAGCCTTACCGAGAGTTTGACAGATGCGTTCAAATATGGTTCTTATGCGTTAGGCCATAAGGCTGGTCATCCAAACAATTATGTATTTAATCCAACTACAGTAACTTCAGCTGGTTGTTTCTATGATTGCTGGAGTGATGCTTATGACGAAATCCGTAGAATGAACCAGTTTCTGAACTCAATGAAGAAATTTTCAAAATTTGATGAGGCTCAGAATATTAAATTGGAAGCTCAAACTCGTTTCTTTAGAGCATTTGTCTATTTCCAACTGGCAAAACGTCACGGAGGGGTAATCCTTCATACTGATTTGGCAGAGATGAAAAAAGATGTAGCTTGTAGTACTGCAGAAGAAACCTGGAACCTTATTGAATCGGATCTGGATTATGCGATAGCAAACCTTCCTGAAGCTTGGCCTTCATCAGCAGACAAAGGACGTCTCACTAAATATGCCGCTTTGGCATTTAAGTCAAGAGCGATGTTGTATGCTGAACGCTGGCAGAAAGCATACGATGCTGCCGATGAAGTGATCAAATCAGGGAAATTTGCATTAGTTAGTGATTATGCACAGGCTTGTGCAGGCAATAACTCAGAGGCTATTCTGGAGTTTGATTATAATAAGATTGGTCCATATCATCTTTTTGACCGTGACTATTGTCCACTGAGTGATGGATATGAATTTGGTGGATTAGGTACTCCTACTCAGGAGATGGTTGAATGCTACGAAAAAGCAGATGGAACCAAGATGGACTGGACTCCGTATCATAAAGCTGATGCTTCTCGTCCTCCCTATGAATCACTTGAACCTCGTTTCAAAGCATCTATTATTTATCCTGGATGTACATGGAAAGGTCATGTAATGCAGAACTCTGTGAATGGAACCTATGGTATGTTCATGGCATACAGAGCACAACCTTACACTTATGGATATACCACAACTGGTTATTACTTAAGAAAACTGATGGATGAGTCTCATACCGATCTTAAGGGAGTAAACAGTACCCAACCGTGGATTGAAATCCGTTATGCAGAAGTACTCCTGAACAAAGCAGAAGCAGCTTATCGTCTCAATAAAATTGGCGAAGCACAGAGTGCGATGAATCAGGTTCGTGCACGTGTTAATCTACCTGAGAAAAATTCTACAGGCGATCAATGGTTCAAAGATTACAGAAATGAACGTAAGGTTGAATTGGCTTACGAAGGACAATTGTTCTGGGATATGCGCAGATGGAAACTTGCACATATTGAGTATAATAACTATCGTTGCCATGGATTCAAGATCACAGGCGATAAATACGAATACATTGATGTAGACTATCAGGATCGTAAGTTCTTGCAGAAAACATATATTCTTCCAATTCCTGATAGTGAACTACAGAACAACTCACTGATTGTTCAATATCCCGATTGGTTATAA
- a CDS encoding ADP-ribosylglycohydrolase family protein, with product MRKISRFDFLYFVLILSALFVSCKSSHFVKMPVSEMEDKVKGAWAGKMIGVMYGREMEFKAIGTMYTDSIPWTPQLVEKSLLEDDIYGQLNFMMTMERLGLDAPVDSLAASFANAKFPLCHANLQGRKNYFDGIKAADLALPENSFHSDDIDFQIESDFIGFINPAMPISANRLCKKVGSIMSYGDGMYGGMFVSSLHALAYQSKDIYWIINNALLSIPQKSTYAKCIMDVLTAYKEDSQNWQYAWKKIQDKWGEDDVCAPYHKFNIDAKLNGAYVVIGLLYGSGDLKKTMEITIRCGQDTDCNSANAAAVIGVMSGYNSISQELKSYIPEIADKNFLHTDYSYNKVVSQTISFVKENVLNNGGKVDNENYIIKAQKPVAPRLEQGYSNMKMAYQVQMNEKDKWRFEGNWKNFVYGDGDNDPYRVASKPGDAVEIDFTGEGVSLLGSWNVDGGKAKVYIDGKFIKEIDTYFREEAGKYDVNRAYLFHKIGLKPGKHTLRVIASENKNRASTGNKLYVERILVYKSLFN from the coding sequence ATGAGAAAAATTAGTCGTTTTGATTTTCTTTATTTCGTTTTAATTCTTTCTGCACTATTCGTTTCGTGCAAAAGTTCTCATTTTGTTAAAATGCCAGTTTCTGAAATGGAAGATAAAGTAAAAGGAGCTTGGGCAGGTAAGATGATAGGTGTAATGTATGGAAGAGAGATGGAATTTAAAGCAATCGGAACTATGTACACAGATTCAATTCCTTGGACTCCTCAGCTTGTTGAGAAATCATTATTAGAGGATGATATTTATGGACAGCTTAATTTTATGATGACCATGGAACGGTTAGGACTAGATGCTCCGGTTGATTCATTGGCTGCCAGTTTTGCAAATGCAAAGTTTCCTTTATGTCATGCAAATTTGCAAGGCAGGAAAAACTATTTCGATGGAATTAAGGCAGCAGATCTTGCTCTTCCGGAAAACTCTTTCCACTCTGACGATATTGATTTTCAAATTGAATCCGATTTCATCGGTTTTATTAATCCTGCAATGCCAATCTCAGCAAACCGGTTGTGCAAGAAAGTGGGATCAATCATGTCATATGGAGATGGAATGTACGGAGGAATGTTCGTTTCGTCATTGCATGCCTTAGCCTATCAGAGTAAAGATATTTATTGGATTATAAATAATGCCTTGTTATCGATTCCTCAGAAGAGTACATATGCAAAGTGCATAATGGATGTACTCACTGCCTATAAAGAAGACTCGCAGAACTGGCAATATGCATGGAAAAAGATTCAGGACAAATGGGGGGAAGATGATGTTTGTGCTCCTTATCATAAATTCAATATCGATGCTAAACTTAATGGGGCATACGTTGTAATAGGTTTATTATACGGTAGTGGAGATTTAAAGAAAACAATGGAGATTACCATTCGATGCGGACAGGATACTGATTGTAATTCGGCTAACGCTGCAGCGGTTATTGGGGTAATGTCTGGCTATAATTCTATTTCTCAAGAACTGAAATCGTATATTCCGGAGATAGCTGATAAAAATTTCCTGCATACTGATTATTCGTACAATAAAGTGGTTAGTCAAACTATTTCATTTGTAAAAGAGAATGTTCTCAATAATGGCGGAAAGGTTGATAATGAGAATTATATAATAAAGGCTCAAAAGCCAGTGGCTCCGAGATTGGAACAAGGATATAGCAATATGAAGATGGCTTATCAGGTGCAAATGAACGAAAAAGATAAGTGGAGATTTGAAGGCAATTGGAAAAATTTTGTTTATGGAGATGGAGACAACGACCCGTATCGTGTGGCATCCAAACCGGGAGATGCTGTGGAAATTGATTTTACAGGTGAAGGAGTTTCACTCTTAGGAAGTTGGAATGTGGATGGTGGAAAGGCGAAGGTTTATATTGACGGTAAATTTATAAAAGAGATTGATACCTATTTCAGGGAAGAAGCAGGTAAGTATGATGTTAACAGAGCTTACTTATTTCATAAAATAGGACTTAAACCAGGAAAACATACATTGAGAGTGATAGCATCGGAAAATAAAAATCGTGCTTCAACAGGGAATAAACTGTACGTTGAACGTATTCTTGTTTATAAATCGTTATTTAACTGA
- a CDS encoding SusC/RagA family TonB-linked outer membrane protein: protein MKRQLKWGGRLLASFVCSLFLMSMHAQVSVTGVVTDSQNDPLIGASVAVKGTTNGAITDLNGQYQLKVPNANVTLVFTFVGFDKQEIALKGRTKLNVVLKENALSLDEVVVVGYGTQKRVSVTGSVSTMSDKEMLKAPTMGITNVVGTRVAGVTMLQTSGQPGSDAASLLVRGQSATYIVDGVQRSFNEIDPNEIESVSVLKDATSAAVYGLDASAVVIVTTKKGKVEKPRISYTGSYGISQNAKQIKWLDGPGYAYWYNNARVLDGDQPVFTTDHVQKMINGEDGWGNTNWYKKVFGVGTNMHHNVSATGGTEKVRFFTSVGTFTQDGNVDNFNYDRFNLRSNIDAKITDNLSMELGISGRIEKRENPRYSANPDDWHNIPQQAVRALPYVPEKITYQGKEYYTATPTDSSPVSPLAAINESGYNNYNNTFIQSNFSLKYDAPWLKGLSFKFMGAYDMSFQFGKSLATPFKTMLMSKPNSSTQALSYSMFTDNSGNISLTESAARSTNVVTQSSINFNRAFGKHKVNAIGLVETRNGFSNSLGATGYGLDFIALDELSKITNKTGAGQDKYPVLSGYSGNKRVLGFVGRVNYDYDEKYLAEVSIRRDGSYLFSGMDGARWTNLPAVSLGWRLNKEDWFNTDWVDNLKIRGGVGKTATSAVSDFMFLDLMGVSTNQVILGGASQSIIYASTLGNINLHWAECLTYNLGVDFTAWKGLLGVEFDVFYKYEYDLLSAISGKYPPSMGGYYFNVANINKRDYRGFDFTITHNNRIGDFNYGVKWIGTLAKRKWLYVGSDSENTPDYMKLTGKEVGAQLGFISEGLFQSQEEIDNHATIPGSNVLPGYIKYKDRNGDGKITYAQDMGYVGKSAYPKFQSSLDLSGSWKGFDFDILLQSGLGRTVALTGVYSATGSQGIMDNTAFTKLFYHGGNSPVFLAENSWTPDHTNAEFPRLSLVPVSSNNAYSSTFWYRSGDYLRLKTFQLGYSLPQSIVKPCGVNNFRIYVEGSNVLTFSELTKYNIDPEQPGVNNGYYPQQRTFSVGVSLTL, encoded by the coding sequence ATGAAAAGACAATTAAAATGGGGAGGGAGGCTACTGGCTTCTTTCGTATGCTCGTTGTTCTTGATGAGTATGCACGCTCAGGTGAGTGTTACCGGTGTTGTCACCGACTCTCAGAACGATCCTTTGATAGGGGCTTCTGTGGCTGTTAAGGGGACAACAAATGGAGCAATTACCGATTTGAACGGACAGTATCAACTAAAGGTGCCTAATGCCAATGTTACATTGGTGTTTACTTTCGTTGGTTTTGACAAACAGGAAATTGCTCTGAAAGGCAGAACTAAACTTAATGTAGTTCTGAAAGAAAATGCTTTGTCGTTGGATGAAGTGGTTGTAGTAGGTTATGGAACGCAGAAACGTGTCAGCGTTACCGGATCTGTATCAACCATGTCTGATAAAGAAATGCTTAAGGCTCCAACAATGGGTATAACAAACGTGGTTGGTACTCGTGTGGCAGGTGTTACTATGCTGCAGACTTCGGGTCAGCCGGGTAGTGATGCTGCATCATTACTTGTACGTGGCCAGAGTGCAACTTACATTGTGGATGGAGTTCAGAGAAGTTTTAATGAAATTGATCCAAACGAAATTGAATCGGTTTCTGTGTTGAAGGATGCAACTTCGGCTGCTGTATATGGACTTGATGCATCGGCAGTTGTTATTGTAACTACCAAAAAAGGTAAAGTGGAAAAACCTCGTATCAGCTATACTGGTTCCTACGGTATAAGTCAGAATGCCAAACAGATTAAGTGGCTCGATGGTCCTGGATATGCATACTGGTACAATAATGCGAGAGTTTTGGATGGTGATCAACCTGTTTTCACTACAGACCATGTACAGAAAATGATAAACGGTGAAGACGGTTGGGGAAATACTAACTGGTACAAAAAAGTATTTGGTGTTGGAACAAACATGCATCACAACGTAAGTGCAACCGGAGGTACTGAGAAAGTTCGTTTCTTTACATCAGTAGGTACATTTACTCAAGATGGTAATGTGGATAATTTTAATTACGATCGTTTTAACCTTCGTTCTAATATCGATGCTAAAATTACCGATAACCTGTCCATGGAATTAGGTATCTCCGGACGCATTGAAAAACGTGAAAATCCAAGATATTCAGCTAATCCGGATGATTGGCACAACATTCCTCAACAAGCAGTACGTGCGTTACCTTATGTTCCTGAAAAAATAACTTATCAGGGGAAGGAATATTATACAGCAACTCCAACTGATTCTTCTCCGGTAAGTCCGCTTGCTGCTATAAATGAGTCGGGTTATAATAACTATAATAATACATTTATTCAATCAAATTTCTCTTTGAAATATGATGCACCCTGGCTAAAAGGTTTAAGTTTCAAATTTATGGGAGCTTATGATATGTCTTTTCAGTTTGGAAAGAGTTTAGCTACTCCATTTAAAACAATGTTGATGTCTAAACCTAATTCATCAACACAGGCGTTGTCCTATAGCATGTTTACAGATAATAGCGGGAATATTTCTTTAACAGAATCTGCTGCTCGTTCAACTAATGTTGTTACACAATCAAGCATTAACTTCAACAGAGCATTTGGTAAGCATAAAGTCAATGCCATTGGATTAGTTGAAACCCGTAACGGATTCAGCAATTCACTGGGAGCAACCGGTTATGGACTCGATTTTATTGCATTGGACGAATTGAGTAAGATAACAAACAAAACTGGTGCAGGTCAGGATAAATATCCTGTTTTGTCTGGTTACAGTGGAAATAAACGTGTATTAGGATTCGTTGGTCGTGTTAATTATGACTACGATGAGAAATATTTGGCAGAGGTATCCATTCGTCGTGACGGAAGTTATTTGTTTAGTGGAATGGATGGTGCACGCTGGACAAATCTGCCGGCAGTATCACTGGGATGGAGATTAAACAAAGAAGATTGGTTTAACACCGATTGGGTTGACAACCTGAAGATTAGAGGAGGTGTTGGTAAAACAGCTACATCAGCAGTTAGTGATTTTATGTTTTTGGATTTAATGGGTGTATCAACCAACCAGGTAATCTTAGGTGGAGCAAGTCAAAGTATAATCTATGCTTCTACATTGGGTAATATTAACTTGCATTGGGCAGAGTGTCTCACCTATAATCTCGGAGTTGATTTCACTGCATGGAAAGGATTGTTAGGCGTTGAATTTGATGTATTCTACAAATACGAATATGATCTACTCTCTGCTATCAGCGGTAAATACCCTCCTTCAATGGGTGGATATTATTTCAATGTAGCTAACATAAATAAAAGAGACTATCGTGGTTTCGATTTTACAATCACTCATAATAACCGTATCGGTGATTTCAATTATGGTGTAAAATGGATTGGAACACTTGCTAAGCGCAAATGGCTTTATGTAGGTAGTGATTCAGAGAATACACCTGACTACATGAAACTAACCGGTAAGGAAGTGGGCGCTCAGCTTGGTTTCATTTCTGAAGGTCTTTTCCAGTCTCAGGAAGAAATTGATAATCATGCTACTATTCCGGGATCTAATGTGCTTCCTGGTTATATTAAATACAAGGACAGAAACGGTGATGGTAAAATTACCTATGCTCAGGATATGGGTTATGTAGGTAAGAGTGCTTATCCAAAATTCCAGTCTTCGCTTGATTTGAGCGGTTCATGGAAAGGATTTGACTTTGACATTCTGTTACAATCCGGTCTGGGAAGAACTGTAGCTTTGACTGGTGTTTATTCGGCTACCGGCTCACAAGGAATTATGGATAATACTGCGTTTACAAAATTGTTCTATCACGGTGGTAACTCTCCGGTATTCTTGGCTGAAAATTCCTGGACTCCAGATCATACAAATGCGGAGTTTCCACGTTTGTCACTTGTTCCAGTGAGCAGCAATAATGCTTATTCATCTACTTTCTGGTACAGATCAGGTGATTACCTACGTTTGAAAACATTCCAGTTGGGTTATTCATTGCCACAAAGCATTGTAAAACCTTGCGGTGTTAATAACTTTAGAATCTATGTTGAAGGTTCAAACGTTCTGACCTTCAGTGAACTTACTAAATATAATATTGACCCTGAACAACCTGGAGTTAACAATGGATACTATCCACAACAAAGAACTTTTTCTGTAGGTGTTAGTTTAACATTATAA